A region of uncultured Fusobacterium sp. DNA encodes the following proteins:
- the treR gene encoding trehalose operon repressor, whose translation MESKYIQLYNKLLEQIENKELQEGDKLPSEKELMEMYNMSRDTVRKALNMLVQDGHIEKSKGKVATVASRNQFNFPISAIKSFKELHVGVENSTYVENLEIAKGEKEIIKKLGISKDEEYFKLIRIRKIEGERIIIDKDYIPRKYVANIPLKAAQDSLYEYLENDLGLKISYCTKEITVHKITDEDRELLDIKDFDMVVVVKSFTYLEGGHLFQYTEARHRPDKFKFIDYAYREKRR comes from the coding sequence ATGGAAAGCAAGTATATTCAATTATATAATAAGCTTTTAGAGCAGATAGAGAATAAGGAGTTACAAGAGGGAGATAAGCTTCCCTCTGAAAAAGAGTTAATGGAGATGTATAACATGTCTAGGGATACTGTGAGAAAAGCCTTAAACATGTTAGTACAAGATGGACATATAGAAAAATCTAAGGGAAAGGTAGCTACTGTAGCTAGTAGAAATCAGTTTAATTTTCCAATCTCTGCAATAAAATCTTTTAAAGAGTTACATGTAGGAGTTGAAAACTCTACCTATGTAGAAAATCTTGAAATAGCTAAGGGAGAAAAGGAGATTATTAAAAAATTAGGTATCAGTAAAGATGAAGAATATTTTAAACTTATACGTATAAGAAAAATAGAGGGAGAGAGAATAATTATAGATAAGGATTATATTCCAAGAAAATATGTAGCAAATATTCCTTTAAAAGCTGCTCAAGATTCTTTGTATGAGTATTTAGAAAATGATTTAGGTTTAAAAATTAGTTATTGTACTAAGGAGATTACTGTGCATAAGATAACAGATGAAGATAGAGAACTTTTAGATATAAAGGATTTTGACATGGTAGTTGTTGTAAAGTCCTTTACATATTTAGAAGGAGGACATCTTTTCCAATATACAGAGGCAAGACATAGACCAGACAAGTTTAAATTTATAGACTATGCTTATAGGGAGAAGAGAAGATAG